One uncultured Flavobacterium sp. DNA segment encodes these proteins:
- a CDS encoding fibronectin type III domain-containing protein, with amino-acid sequence MKNLFKHIIFFVALSFLGLNGAYAQLYPVQLTPIFNSPYSVKLSDYATSMDTKMQLLINPTDISISQRQVRLKLYIQGNGLNIQSSDYMQGQRPIFINGGELQTLTNTDIAALFRLENLQGITPQQYANGLPEGMYSFCFEMYDYMTNQKISQKSCASLYLILNDPPLLNTPQKNEQIAATDFPNILFTWTPRQRNATNISYKFELKQLIDPTLDPQFAFQMSPVLYEETLFGTALLYNLSMPILTPGMRYAWRVRAISTTGLSENAVFKNDGYSEIYSFKYTASCAAPTFLLSESQSSKSVKITWEGVPEHTRYQVQYKKQDVRNAQWFSTNSLNTQSLITNLEPGVTYQFRVGSSCDPVADGVQSFTYSGISTFTTPTETRGVPAYNCGIVPQINIQNQKPLTNLIQSETFKAGDFPVTILELKGENSPYSGRGYIIVPYLGDTKIAVEFNSIVINTDYQLISGLVETSYNPDWKNITDVEDFTGEGQGGQIEETVPFIIKDIVINANGDILVNGIDGQQVTIPGGKDTVITDSGGTAADGTKIPPKVYTVDKNGNGSNNGEQIAAGGKPTPENTNGVDKSGQATEFTAKGVTIAFSNNEDASKGAKSKYAFDVIPDGASIALKKLYKQVGNVALPYKAVLNGYTDTMLATVTNTDTSIKLDSIVFKTQNGVKIPAVRNDKVFVLTVKGNLSYAEEEILATIKQGDKWKVIGAFMLVHISPKNVNVALVPTYDISKSKADAIISSTQLIYDKVGVKINFTKEDRLKIDSVVPDSVAEIQTEKNTLISTYSSEQQRINALYHGSAFSYVLFITDKASSKKQLGYMRLNGQFGYVFNSANDKTPAHELGHGIFKLEHPFEQYKTSESGTDLLMDNGSGAVLNHQDWKQINDPAFKLYAFQSQASGESLLIKGLTDDLVAQLITLPSSANTCLNFAVGNGKFVKFDQATFSNFEKINIVDGVLKSIYLKENNSLGKIGGDYKFIMSYKPIKTVQNGESYEVVSTSDLVCADCIRKDDKILKNTVKGKDNQSITSWADSELTKKYTLLQDGQYIDCSSGMCVTIGVVNNNYKTKILSQTDCDQYIKENKLFDSNEDVCDPSRFITTIDPKHLADIKNKINSVKSLTTSIDTPLSTKKYVHKLGNYSIEKEDLLNVLEDRFRMLYETTKNNIYFVPLSMAIQADGKQYFYNKETLDKLTKDVFESCGLGNNDVLLVLPFDNRKDTKCLPLGIAKKGSAVLSDGDIQGLTGNWDAKVLQLFSKVAKPLTVSSYYLTATGRFVRFSKKSSGNIKGYSAIKVLQFFESKGYAEINQLNQELNTCNSGIIDHQSGQSLPCREVWSLYQPFSKKANDIYFKYSNLELAAGGMQSKDIWNEISKEDIGKLREPFMDDKEITDQIWIDSKVNWTWRVKAEISLGTSKLDAKKHFYSFSKLAVLDDAVYSTLDAVGSIPGFDTFTDPFGAIYAGVRRDNTNTVIYSASFAIPFAGSAYIKGGIHEIKEAGELWGIVAKKADNVDGFVLDVKKISDIRADEFHVSSLVYGNEKDLTDKVLKDADKYVDKNFVKSQVDGLSLLKDGKVADNVLGTIAKNGNKIEYTNPAGKLLKWTEQGINDINNAIATAKNLDPLNTNNIGRITEGKVADFIKQEGKIVEGFGLTIKKADNSIATDIDIITSNEIIEVKNSMAVWEKKPNQVNRFVNSTLEDFVNPQNKKAILYIEKPLSDLDKAKILNTIPNNVTLVNSLTELKTILK; translated from the coding sequence ATGAAGAATCTTTTCAAACATATTATATTTTTTGTTGCACTGTCTTTTTTGGGATTAAATGGAGCTTATGCCCAATTATATCCGGTTCAGTTAACTCCAATTTTTAATAGTCCATACAGTGTAAAATTATCTGATTATGCTACCAGCATGGATACTAAAATGCAATTGCTAATCAATCCTACCGATATCTCTATATCGCAACGACAAGTACGTTTAAAATTGTACATACAGGGTAACGGACTTAATATCCAAAGTAGTGATTATATGCAGGGACAACGTCCCATTTTTATCAATGGCGGCGAACTGCAAACCTTAACCAATACTGATATTGCCGCACTTTTTAGATTAGAAAATTTGCAGGGGATTACACCACAGCAATACGCCAATGGATTACCGGAAGGCATGTATAGTTTTTGTTTTGAGATGTATGATTACATGACCAATCAGAAAATATCACAAAAAAGCTGTGCCAGTTTGTACCTGATCTTAAACGATCCACCGTTATTAAATACACCACAAAAGAACGAACAAATTGCAGCGACTGACTTTCCGAATATTCTGTTTACCTGGACACCACGCCAGAGAAATGCGACCAATATATCGTATAAGTTCGAATTAAAACAGCTTATCGATCCTACATTAGACCCACAGTTTGCATTTCAAATGTCACCTGTTTTATATGAAGAGACACTCTTTGGTACAGCTTTATTATATAATTTAAGCATGCCAATTCTTACTCCGGGAATGCGTTATGCATGGAGAGTAAGAGCTATTTCGACGACAGGACTTTCAGAGAATGCAGTATTTAAAAATGATGGTTACAGTGAGATATACTCCTTTAAATATACAGCTTCGTGTGCTGCACCAACCTTTTTATTAAGTGAATCTCAGAGTTCTAAAAGCGTAAAAATCACTTGGGAAGGAGTACCGGAACATACGCGTTATCAGGTACAATATAAAAAACAAGATGTTCGTAATGCACAGTGGTTTTCGACAAATAGTTTAAACACACAAAGTTTAATCACCAATTTAGAACCGGGCGTTACCTATCAGTTTAGGGTAGGTTCAAGTTGCGATCCCGTAGCTGATGGTGTTCAGTCATTTACCTATTCAGGAATCAGCACGTTTACAACCCCTACAGAAACCAGAGGTGTTCCGGCATATAATTGTGGTATTGTACCTCAAATTAATATTCAGAATCAAAAACCGCTTACTAATTTAATACAAAGCGAAACGTTTAAAGCGGGAGATTTTCCGGTAACAATTCTAGAGCTTAAAGGAGAAAACAGCCCATATTCAGGTCGAGGTTACATTATTGTGCCTTATCTGGGAGATACTAAAATCGCAGTTGAGTTTAATAGTATTGTAATCAATACCGATTATCAATTGATTAGCGGTCTTGTAGAGACAAGTTACAATCCGGATTGGAAAAATATTACCGACGTAGAAGATTTTACTGGAGAAGGTCAGGGGGGGCAAATAGAAGAAACCGTTCCGTTTATCATAAAAGATATTGTTATTAATGCCAATGGTGATATTCTTGTTAATGGTATAGATGGACAGCAAGTAACCATTCCGGGAGGAAAAGATACTGTAATTACAGATAGTGGCGGTACAGCTGCTGACGGAACAAAGATTCCTCCTAAAGTTTATACTGTAGATAAAAATGGAAATGGCAGTAATAATGGTGAACAGATTGCTGCCGGAGGAAAACCTACTCCTGAAAACACAAATGGTGTCGATAAAAGCGGTCAGGCTACTGAATTTACAGCCAAAGGAGTTACTATTGCTTTTTCAAACAATGAAGATGCAAGTAAAGGGGCTAAAAGTAAATATGCTTTTGATGTAATACCCGATGGGGCATCTATAGCATTGAAAAAGTTATACAAACAGGTAGGTAATGTTGCTTTACCCTATAAAGCAGTTTTAAATGGCTATACAGATACAATGTTAGCTACTGTAACCAATACAGATACCAGTATAAAATTAGATAGTATCGTTTTTAAAACTCAAAATGGAGTAAAAATCCCAGCAGTCAGAAACGATAAAGTATTTGTCCTAACCGTAAAAGGAAACTTGAGTTATGCCGAAGAGGAAATATTAGCAACTATAAAACAAGGGGATAAATGGAAGGTTATTGGTGCTTTTATGCTTGTGCATATTTCGCCAAAAAATGTTAATGTTGCCTTAGTACCTACTTATGATATTTCAAAAAGTAAAGCTGATGCAATTATCTCAAGTACCCAGTTAATTTATGATAAAGTTGGAGTAAAGATTAATTTTACTAAAGAAGATAGATTAAAAATTGATAGTGTAGTTCCGGATAGTGTAGCTGAAATTCAGACTGAAAAAAATACACTAATATCAACCTATAGTTCAGAACAACAAAGAATAAATGCGTTGTATCACGGTTCAGCTTTTAGTTACGTGTTGTTTATAACCGATAAAGCTTCAAGCAAAAAGCAACTGGGATATATGCGTTTGAATGGACAGTTTGGATATGTGTTTAATTCAGCAAATGATAAAACACCTGCACACGAATTAGGTCACGGAATCTTTAAATTAGAGCACCCTTTTGAACAGTATAAGACTTCAGAATCTGGTACTGATTTATTGATGGATAACGGCTCAGGAGCGGTATTGAATCATCAGGATTGGAAACAAATTAATGATCCTGCGTTTAAATTGTATGCGTTTCAGAGTCAGGCTAGTGGGGAAAGTTTACTAATTAAAGGTTTAACAGATGATTTAGTTGCTCAGCTTATCACTTTACCATCAAGTGCTAATACATGTTTAAATTTTGCAGTAGGAAACGGTAAATTTGTAAAGTTTGATCAGGCAACTTTTTCAAATTTTGAAAAAATTAATATTGTTGATGGAGTACTTAAATCTATTTACTTAAAAGAGAATAATTCGTTAGGGAAAATTGGTGGTGACTATAAATTTATTATGTCTTATAAACCAATTAAAACAGTACAAAACGGTGAAAGTTATGAAGTAGTGTCTACATCAGATTTAGTATGTGCTGATTGTATAAGGAAAGATGATAAAATTCTAAAAAATACAGTTAAAGGTAAAGATAACCAAAGTATTACTTCGTGGGCAGATTCAGAATTGACTAAAAAATATACACTTTTACAAGATGGGCAATATATAGACTGCTCTTCTGGAATGTGTGTAACTATAGGAGTTGTAAATAATAATTACAAAACAAAAATATTATCTCAAACTGATTGTGACCAATATATTAAGGAAAATAAATTATTTGATTCAAATGAAGATGTTTGCGATCCTTCAAGATTTATAACCACAATTGATCCAAAGCATTTAGCAGATATTAAAAATAAAATAAATAGTGTCAAGTCTTTAACAACTTCTATTGATACTCCATTAAGTACTAAAAAATATGTTCACAAACTTGGTAATTATAGTATAGAAAAAGAAGATCTTTTAAATGTATTAGAAGACAGATTTAGAATGCTTTATGAGACAACAAAAAACAATATTTATTTTGTTCCTCTATCGATGGCAATACAAGCAGATGGGAAGCAATATTTCTATAATAAAGAAACACTGGATAAACTTACAAAAGATGTTTTTGAAAGTTGTGGACTAGGAAACAATGATGTTTTACTTGTACTTCCATTTGATAACCGTAAAGACACAAAATGTTTGCCTTTAGGAATCGCAAAAAAAGGATCTGCTGTTTTAAGTGATGGGGACATTCAAGGTTTAACAGGTAATTGGGATGCAAAGGTGTTACAACTATTCTCAAAGGTTGCAAAACCTCTTACAGTTAGTTCTTATTATCTTACAGCTACAGGTAGATTTGTAAGGTTTAGTAAAAAATCATCAGGAAATATAAAAGGATATTCAGCTATAAAAGTTTTACAGTTTTTTGAATCTAAAGGCTATGCCGAGATAAATCAACTAAATCAGGAACTTAATACATGTAATAGTGGGATCATAGATCATCAATCAGGTCAGTCACTTCCGTGTAGAGAAGTATGGTCTTTATATCAGCCATTTTCAAAGAAAGCTAACGATATTTATTTTAAATATTCTAATCTGGAGCTGGCAGCTGGAGGTATGCAAAGTAAAGATATTTGGAATGAAATTAGTAAAGAAGATATCGGAAAGCTTAGAGAGCCATTTATGGACGATAAAGAAATTACTGATCAAATTTGGATAGACAGTAAAGTGAATTGGACATGGCGTGTTAAAGCTGAGATTTCACTTGGTACGAGTAAATTAGATGCAAAGAAACATTTTTATAGTTTTAGTAAACTTGCCGTATTAGATGATGCAGTTTATTCAACTCTTGATGCAGTTGGTAGTATTCCTGGGTTTGATACCTTTACAGATCCTTTTGGAGCCATATATGCCGGAGTGCGCCGTGATAACACGAATACTGTTATTTATTCGGCTTCTTTTGCTATACCGTTTGCTGGCTCTGCTTACATAAAAGGAGGTATACATGAAATTAAGGAAGCAGGAGAACTTTGGGGTATTGTAGCAAAAAAAGCGGATAATGTTGACGGATTTGTATTAGACGTAAAAAAAATATCAGATATACGGGCTGATGAATTTCATGTCAGTTCTTTAGTATATGGGAATGAAAAAGATTTGACTGACAAAGTATTAAAAGACGCCGATAAATATGTCGATAAGAATTTTGTTAAAAGTCAGGTTGATGGATTATCGTTACTCAAAGACGGTAAAGTTGCTGATAATGTTTTAGGGACAATTGCAAAAAATGGTAATAAAATTGAATATACTAATCCGGCAGGGAAGTTACTGAAGTGGACGGAACAAGGTATTAATGATATAAATAATGCAATTGCAACAGCAAAAAATCTTGACCCACTAAATACAAATAACATTGGTAGAATAACAGAAGGTAAAGTTGCAGATTTTATAAAGCAAGAAGGTAAGATAGTGGAAGGATTTGGTTTAACAATAAAAAAAGCTGACAATAGTATTGCAACTGATATAGATATCATTACATCTAATGAAATTATTGAAGTCAAAAACAGTATGGCGGTTTGGGAGAAAAAACCTAATCAGGTTAATCGTTTTGTAAATTCTACTTTAGAAGATTTTGTAAATCCTCAAAATAAAAAAGCAATTCTATATATAGAAAAACCTTTGTCAGATTTAGATAAAGCTAAAATATTAAATACTATTCCAAATAATGTAACTCTTGTAAATTCATTAACCGAACTTAAAACTATTTTAAAATAA
- a CDS encoding T9SS type A sorting domain-containing protein has protein sequence MKNFYLLIILLVSAFGFAQAPELGSYEIVFNGWAYGDEHHNCGNASVTLEFSTPADNYKALDFTYTDDRATVPYNVPTTFKADKTPVSMFFTASRYDRQSCRGNRPNNSGRITTTNKFRCLDYDFQFNQFKDVVDEGEGLASSSFNVKVRPILVIADPGEANELPTEKLITIKSNTGFFRSEYNWQYSFNPSDPNSWIDMPQFSGESSFTTNAKGILGENAGEYHGRTISFRQKTCNAVSDPVHYIVRQSAPEIVSKIEEKTKCFDTKDGKLIMKFDRPLFVGEKMTFSIRQFDEKEQQWMGVVCTLQKPGDVISLDGTNSYEFPCDFSKGKYGITFSGFINGSNTGSPHTETNPFIFNIDSPTPVDFSITKKNDINCFGGSDGAIDVVASGGIDNGIYQYSTNGGVSWTTFLNGDKTPINGLPLGICYVKVRKLKDSNDTVGCIAKKSDNTEKVLSENIGQPLSALELIKITPFNPTFNKAENGKIVALISGGTLIGGNSYSYKWRNSKNEIIDAGKSSSQFSNNIVTITLNNVPADTYTLLVTDQRNCTLDPSAIPSLVVVLDDPEPIEITLKTVQGISCNTANLDPFKNQNKAADAIIEATVKGGVPFIAPVNNSLPYKFIWSKYNTVAKLWEKLDNYKTAIADNLPEGDYSLNVEDANGIVQGIYNTTVLETAIPTKTTITEPAELVLAFTSGNVSCYDGNNGWAIANVTKGKAPYTYKWFGVNGGVIEENKISQLIKGVYVVEVTDSNGCFIKGSISIDGPTEEVKISYKEIFTPTFSGATNGRIVAQITGGTPFDAIVNNGRLYNYEWRNSKGVLQNPTAEILGGIYTITLNDVPADDYFLTIKDKNYNEGTNQIINCSVLESKVTLNEPDPLKVVFEITRTISCNTSNEFGNDKDTTPKDGQRDESQDGILVAHVTGGTPLAADKNNGLPYYFYWKKQQADGSWKGLAIQDSIAPNLSHGNYALNVKDRNGIMLGTYVNNVLTQEIDVTQLMQEPPKLAVTITHGDVFCNEGNDGWATAHVVGGTPPYEYKWSNEVEIDENTVLKAGEYWVFITDAKGCTTQESVTILQPITPLAIKYTEVLNPSFYKATNGKIVVDVTGGTILPDNSYWFEWKNSKGITQTTTTTSFNNGAYTIILNGLPEETYSLTVRDANYDAATNKISCTVVNSVTTLDDPDPLEVTFEVVRTISCNVSNEFGNETDANPQDNQRDESQDGLLVAHVKGGIQLKTDKNNGLPYFYTWKKQQKDGSWIIWNNHDETAENLSHGTYALNIEDANGIKLGSYVNNVLIKEIDVTQFMPEPAKLILTFTKLNASCNNGDDGWAEALVTGGTAPYTYEWTNGATTAKIENITTNNYFVVVTDAKGCIVQGSIFVGDPKGILTTETVKNPTCYKGNDGAIQLNVTGGNLPYSYLWNTGATTKDLNNLTAGNYEVTIICPDCCIYKKKFILKDPNPIVVDLGKDRTLCNDQVLDLDATIADQKAQYNWTSTNGFTSNQAKVGLTKAGTYHVKVTSALGCIGEDEIVIKTNKAVISSEFLLSSQAYLDEEVILVNTSNPFGESTKWVIPKGVKIVEEKEKYITLKFDAKGVYSIGLQQTQGDCYATYNKSITVEQRSTLPNAGTMSNFITDFIVTPNPSDGNFKAVVNLENNSAINLRLFSTAGEFSTQKKDSGKKKYEVDFNTSLQSGMYILVLETEQQTLVKKIIIY, from the coding sequence ATGAAGAATTTTTACTTACTAATCATTTTATTGGTTTCTGCGTTTGGTTTTGCTCAGGCTCCGGAATTAGGCTCTTACGAAATTGTTTTTAATGGTTGGGCTTATGGAGATGAACATCATAATTGTGGAAATGCGTCTGTCACTCTTGAATTTAGTACTCCTGCTGATAATTACAAGGCACTAGACTTTACTTACACTGATGACAGAGCTACCGTACCCTATAATGTACCAACTACATTTAAAGCAGATAAAACGCCGGTATCAATGTTTTTTACTGCCTCCAGATATGATAGACAATCTTGTAGAGGGAATAGACCTAATAATAGTGGAAGAATTACTACTACAAATAAATTTCGTTGCTTAGATTATGATTTTCAATTTAACCAATTTAAGGATGTAGTAGATGAGGGAGAAGGCTTAGCAAGTTCATCTTTTAATGTAAAAGTTCGCCCAATTCTTGTTATTGCTGATCCTGGAGAAGCCAATGAGCTACCAACAGAAAAGCTTATAACAATAAAATCCAATACAGGTTTTTTTCGATCTGAATATAATTGGCAGTATTCATTTAATCCATCAGATCCGAATAGTTGGATTGATATGCCGCAATTTTCTGGCGAATCAAGCTTTACAACTAATGCCAAAGGAATTTTAGGTGAGAATGCCGGAGAATATCATGGTAGAACAATCTCTTTTAGACAGAAGACATGTAATGCTGTTTCTGATCCTGTCCATTATATAGTTCGACAATCAGCTCCTGAAATAGTCTCAAAGATCGAAGAAAAAACAAAATGTTTTGATACAAAGGATGGTAAGCTAATAATGAAATTCGATAGACCGTTATTTGTTGGAGAAAAAATGACGTTTAGTATTAGACAGTTTGATGAAAAAGAGCAGCAGTGGATGGGAGTTGTATGTACATTGCAGAAACCAGGAGATGTAATTTCTCTTGATGGAACAAATAGCTATGAATTTCCGTGTGATTTTTCAAAAGGAAAATATGGAATTACATTTAGCGGATTTATTAACGGATCAAATACCGGATCTCCTCATACTGAGACGAATCCGTTTATTTTTAATATAGATTCACCCACACCAGTAGATTTTTCTATTACAAAGAAAAATGATATTAATTGTTTTGGAGGTTCTGATGGTGCAATTGATGTAGTAGCTTCAGGAGGAATTGATAATGGTATATATCAATATTCAACAAATGGAGGAGTTAGTTGGACAACTTTTTTAAATGGTGACAAAACCCCTATAAATGGACTCCCGTTAGGTATTTGTTATGTAAAAGTAAGAAAATTAAAAGATTCAAATGATACCGTAGGTTGTATCGCAAAAAAATCAGATAACACTGAAAAAGTATTATCTGAAAATATCGGTCAGCCTTTAAGTGCGCTTGAATTAATTAAAATTACTCCTTTTAATCCTACTTTTAATAAAGCTGAAAATGGTAAAATTGTCGCTTTAATTAGCGGAGGAACTTTGATAGGTGGAAATTCTTATTCATACAAATGGAGAAATAGTAAAAATGAAATTATTGATGCAGGTAAATCATCCAGCCAATTTTCGAATAATATTGTTACTATTACATTAAATAACGTACCTGCCGATACTTATACTTTATTGGTCACAGATCAAAGAAATTGTACTTTAGATCCTTCAGCAATACCTTCTTTGGTAGTTGTTTTAGATGATCCTGAACCAATCGAAATAACATTAAAAACTGTTCAGGGTATTTCTTGTAATACGGCAAATTTAGATCCGTTTAAAAATCAAAATAAAGCAGCAGATGCTATTATAGAGGCAACAGTAAAAGGTGGTGTTCCGTTTATAGCACCAGTAAACAATAGTTTACCTTATAAATTTATCTGGTCAAAATACAATACTGTAGCAAAATTATGGGAAAAGTTAGATAATTATAAAACGGCTATTGCTGATAATCTTCCGGAAGGAGACTATTCGCTAAATGTTGAAGACGCGAACGGAATTGTACAAGGAATTTATAATACTACAGTTTTAGAAACAGCAATTCCAACTAAAACAACAATCACAGAACCGGCAGAACTTGTATTGGCATTTACTTCCGGAAATGTTTCCTGTTATGATGGTAATAATGGTTGGGCAATAGCAAATGTTACAAAAGGGAAAGCTCCATATACATATAAATGGTTTGGAGTAAATGGAGGAGTTATCGAAGAAAATAAAATATCTCAATTAATAAAAGGGGTATATGTTGTAGAGGTAACAGATTCTAACGGATGTTTTATAAAAGGCAGTATTTCAATTGACGGACCAACTGAAGAAGTAAAAATCTCATATAAGGAAATTTTTACACCTACTTTTTCTGGAGCAACTAACGGAAGAATTGTTGCACAGATAACAGGAGGGACACCATTTGATGCAATAGTAAACAATGGTAGATTATACAATTATGAGTGGAGGAATTCGAAAGGAGTGTTACAAAATCCAACTGCTGAAATATTAGGTGGAATCTATACCATTACCTTAAACGATGTTCCGGCCGATGATTATTTTTTAACTATTAAGGATAAAAATTATAACGAAGGAACAAATCAAATTATTAATTGTTCAGTACTAGAGTCGAAAGTAACATTGAACGAACCAGATCCTTTAAAAGTTGTTTTTGAAATCACCCGTACTATTTCCTGTAATACAAGTAACGAATTTGGTAATGATAAAGATACAACGCCAAAAGATGGTCAGCGTGACGAGTCGCAAGATGGTATTTTGGTGGCTCACGTAACTGGTGGAACCCCGCTTGCAGCAGATAAAAATAATGGATTACCATATTATTTTTATTGGAAAAAGCAACAGGCAGATGGTTCATGGAAAGGCTTAGCAATACAGGACTCAATAGCTCCAAATCTTTCACACGGAAATTATGCCTTAAACGTAAAAGACAGAAACGGAATCATGTTAGGGACTTATGTCAATAATGTGCTAACACAGGAAATTGACGTTACCCAATTGATGCAGGAACCTCCAAAATTAGCTGTTACTATTACGCATGGCGACGTTTTTTGTAATGAAGGAAACGATGGCTGGGCAACAGCTCATGTTGTAGGAGGGACACCGCCTTATGAGTATAAATGGTCTAATGAAGTAGAAATTGATGAAAATACGGTTTTAAAAGCAGGCGAATATTGGGTATTTATTACAGATGCAAAAGGATGTACAACACAGGAAAGTGTCACGATTTTGCAACCTATAACACCACTTGCTATAAAATACACTGAAGTTTTGAACCCGAGTTTTTATAAAGCTACCAATGGAAAAATTGTAGTAGATGTTACCGGAGGTACTATTTTACCAGACAACTCGTATTGGTTTGAATGGAAAAACAGTAAAGGGATAACACAAACTACAACCACAACGAGTTTTAATAATGGTGCTTATACGATTATTTTAAACGGGCTTCCTGAGGAAACATACAGTCTAACGGTTCGTGATGCAAACTATGATGCAGCAACAAATAAAATAAGCTGTACAGTGGTAAATTCTGTTACAACTTTAGACGATCCTGATCCGCTTGAAGTTACTTTTGAAGTAGTTCGTACTATTTCCTGTAATGTGAGTAATGAATTTGGAAATGAAACTGATGCTAATCCGCAGGACAATCAAAGAGATGAATCGCAAGACGGATTATTAGTGGCTCATGTTAAGGGAGGAATTCAGTTAAAGACAGATAAAAATAATGGATTACCTTATTTTTATACCTGGAAGAAACAGCAAAAAGATGGATCATGGATTATTTGGAACAATCACGATGAAACAGCCGAAAATCTGTCTCATGGAACGTATGCCTTGAATATTGAAGATGCCAACGGAATAAAACTTGGTTCTTATGTAAACAACGTTCTAATAAAAGAAATAGATGTTACACAGTTTATGCCGGAGCCGGCAAAACTGATTTTGACCTTTACAAAACTCAACGCCAGTTGTAACAATGGAGATGACGGATGGGCAGAAGCTCTGGTAACTGGAGGAACTGCGCCGTATACGTATGAATGGACAAATGGTGCAACAACAGCAAAAATAGAAAACATTACAACTAACAATTATTTTGTAGTTGTAACTGACGCAAAAGGATGTATTGTTCAGGGAAGTATTTTTGTAGGAGATCCTAAAGGAATACTGACTACCGAAACAGTAAAAAATCCAACATGCTATAAAGGTAATGATGGGGCAATACAGCTAAATGTTACAGGAGGAAATTTACCCTATAGCTATTTATGGAATACCGGAGCGACTACCAAAGATTTGAATAATCTTACAGCGGGAAATTATGAAGTAACTATTATATGTCCGGATTGTTGTATATATAAAAAGAAATTTATTTTAAAAGATCCAAACCCAATTGTGGTAGATTTAGGAAAAGACAGAACCTTGTGTAACGATCAGGTTTTAGATTTAGATGCAACAATTGCAGATCAAAAAGCACAGTACAACTGGACGTCTACAAACGGATTTACTTCAAATCAGGCAAAAGTAGGTTTGACCAAAGCAGGAACTTATCATGTAAAGGTAACTTCGGCATTAGGCTGTATTGGTGAAGATGAAATTGTAATAAAAACAAATAAGGCAGTTATCAGTTCTGAGTTTTTATTGAGTTCTCAGGCCTATCTGGATGAAGAAGTTATTTTGGTCAATACCAGTAATCCTTTTGGAGAAAGTACAAAATGGGTGATTCCTAAAGGAGTGAAAATTGTCGAGGAAAAAGAAAAATATATAACACTAAAATTTGATGCAAAAGGAGTTTACTCAATTGGGCTGCAACAAACTCAGGGGGATTGTTATGCTACATACAACAAAAGTATTACGGTAGAACAAAGAAGTACATTGCCAAATGCAGGTACAATGTCAAACTTTATTACAGATTTTATAGTAACCCCAAACCCAAGTGATGGAAACTTTAAAGCAGTTGTCAATTTAGAGAATAATAGTGCTATAAACTTAAGACTGTTTTCTACTGCGGGAGAATTTAGTACACAGAAAAAAGATTCAGGAAAGAAAAAGTATGAAGTCGATTTTAATACTTCGTTACAATCCGGAATGTATATTTTGGTATTGGAAACAGAACAACAAACGCTTGTTAAAAAAATTATCATCTATTAA